A part of Anolis sagrei isolate rAnoSag1 chromosome 3, rAnoSag1.mat, whole genome shotgun sequence genomic DNA contains:
- the NAXD gene encoding ATP-dependent (S)-NAD(P)H-hydrate dehydratase isoform X5, with translation MHKTHSIKEMENIFQLVRNIIPPLTAKKHKGQDGRIGIVGGCQEYTGAPYFAAISALKVGADLSHVFCTKDAACVIKSYSPELIVHPVLDRPDAVHEVEKWLPRLHSVVIGPGLGREDVLLANAKGIIEKAKVKGIPIVIDADGLWLIAQQPSVIQNYPRAILTPNAMEFSRLYEAMLRDPVDSNDQHGCLLRLSQALGNVTIVQKGERDLISDGEKVLVCSHEGSSRRCGGQGDLLSGSLGVLAHWALLAGPEKTNGQNPFLVAAFGACSLTRQCNHQAFQKCGRSMTASDMILEIGAAFNKLFET, from the exons TTCTATAAAGGAAATGGAGAATATATTCCAACTGGTGCGAAACATCATTCCTCCTCTAACTGCCAAAAAACATAAAGGCCAAGATGGACGAATAGGAATAGTTGGAGGATGCCAAGA GTATACTGGGGCACCATATTTTGCTGCAATTTCAGCTCTCAAAGTG GGTGCAGATCTATCCCATGTATTTTGTACCAAAGATGCAGCATGTGTAATCAAGTCTTACAGCCCAGAGCTCATTGTTCATCCAGTTCT GGATAGGCCTGATGCTGTTCATGAAGTGGAAAAGTGGCTACCACGATTGCACTCGGTTGTCATTGGCCCTGGATTGGGGAGAGAGGATGTACTGCTTGCAAATGCTAAG GGTATTATAGAAAAAGCCAAGGTCAAAGGAATTCCTATTGTAATTGATGCC GATGGCTTATGGCTAATTGCCCAGCAGCCTTCGGTTATTCAGAATTATCCTCGAGCTATTCTTACcccaaatgctatggaatttagCAGATTATATGAAGCAATG CTTAGGGATCCCGTAGATAGTAATGACCAGCATGGATGTCTGCTAAGGCTCAGCCAAGCCCTAGGAAATGTGACAATTGTCCAAAAAGGAGAACGAGATCTTATTTCAGATGGAGAAAAGG TGCTTGTATGTAGCCATGAAGGAAGCAGCAGAAGATGCGGTGGACAAGGGGATCTTCTCTCAGGGTCTCTTGGAGTCCTGGCTCACTGGGCCTTGCTTGCTGGACCAGAAAAAACAAATGG tCAAAATCCCTTCCTAGTGGCTGCATTTGGAGCATGCTCGCTTACGAGGCAGTGCAACCACCAAGCTTTTCAAAAATGCGGACGGTCTATGACAGCCTCTGATATGATTTTAGAAATTGGAGCAGCATTTAATAAACTCTTTGAAACATAa
- the NAXD gene encoding ATP-dependent (S)-NAD(P)H-hydrate dehydratase isoform X3 has product MPCAARWAGGGWSLVRGIVIERSFSMHKTHSIKEMENIFQLVRNIIPPLTAKKHKGQDGRIGIVGGCQEYTGAPYFAAISALKVGADLSHVFCTKDAACVIKSYSPELIVHPVLDRPDAVHEVEKWLPRLHSVVIGPGLGREDVLLANAKGIIEKAKVKGIPIVIDADGLWLIAQQPSVIQNYPRAILTPNAMEFSRLYEAMLRDPVDSNDQHGCLLRLSQALGNVTIVQKGERDLISDGEKVLVCSHEGSSRRCGGQGDLLSGSLGVLAHWALLAGPEKTNGQNPFLVAAFGACSLTRQCNHQAFQKCGRSMTASDMILEIGAAFNKLFET; this is encoded by the exons TTCTATAAAGGAAATGGAGAATATATTCCAACTGGTGCGAAACATCATTCCTCCTCTAACTGCCAAAAAACATAAAGGCCAAGATGGACGAATAGGAATAGTTGGAGGATGCCAAGA GTATACTGGGGCACCATATTTTGCTGCAATTTCAGCTCTCAAAGTG GGTGCAGATCTATCCCATGTATTTTGTACCAAAGATGCAGCATGTGTAATCAAGTCTTACAGCCCAGAGCTCATTGTTCATCCAGTTCT GGATAGGCCTGATGCTGTTCATGAAGTGGAAAAGTGGCTACCACGATTGCACTCGGTTGTCATTGGCCCTGGATTGGGGAGAGAGGATGTACTGCTTGCAAATGCTAAG GGTATTATAGAAAAAGCCAAGGTCAAAGGAATTCCTATTGTAATTGATGCC GATGGCTTATGGCTAATTGCCCAGCAGCCTTCGGTTATTCAGAATTATCCTCGAGCTATTCTTACcccaaatgctatggaatttagCAGATTATATGAAGCAATG CTTAGGGATCCCGTAGATAGTAATGACCAGCATGGATGTCTGCTAAGGCTCAGCCAAGCCCTAGGAAATGTGACAATTGTCCAAAAAGGAGAACGAGATCTTATTTCAGATGGAGAAAAGG TGCTTGTATGTAGCCATGAAGGAAGCAGCAGAAGATGCGGTGGACAAGGGGATCTTCTCTCAGGGTCTCTTGGAGTCCTGGCTCACTGGGCCTTGCTTGCTGGACCAGAAAAAACAAATGG tCAAAATCCCTTCCTAGTGGCTGCATTTGGAGCATGCTCGCTTACGAGGCAGTGCAACCACCAAGCTTTTCAAAAATGCGGACGGTCTATGACAGCCTCTGATATGATTTTAGAAATTGGAGCAGCATTTAATAAACTCTTTGAAACATAa
- the NAXD gene encoding ATP-dependent (S)-NAD(P)H-hydrate dehydratase isoform X4 — translation MVIERSFSMHKTHSIKEMENIFQLVRNIIPPLTAKKHKGQDGRIGIVGGCQEYTGAPYFAAISALKVGADLSHVFCTKDAACVIKSYSPELIVHPVLDRPDAVHEVEKWLPRLHSVVIGPGLGREDVLLANAKGIIEKAKVKGIPIVIDADGLWLIAQQPSVIQNYPRAILTPNAMEFSRLYEAMLRDPVDSNDQHGCLLRLSQALGNVTIVQKGERDLISDGEKVLVCSHEGSSRRCGGQGDLLSGSLGVLAHWALLAGPEKTNGQNPFLVAAFGACSLTRQCNHQAFQKCGRSMTASDMILEIGAAFNKLFET, via the exons TTCTATAAAGGAAATGGAGAATATATTCCAACTGGTGCGAAACATCATTCCTCCTCTAACTGCCAAAAAACATAAAGGCCAAGATGGACGAATAGGAATAGTTGGAGGATGCCAAGA GTATACTGGGGCACCATATTTTGCTGCAATTTCAGCTCTCAAAGTG GGTGCAGATCTATCCCATGTATTTTGTACCAAAGATGCAGCATGTGTAATCAAGTCTTACAGCCCAGAGCTCATTGTTCATCCAGTTCT GGATAGGCCTGATGCTGTTCATGAAGTGGAAAAGTGGCTACCACGATTGCACTCGGTTGTCATTGGCCCTGGATTGGGGAGAGAGGATGTACTGCTTGCAAATGCTAAG GGTATTATAGAAAAAGCCAAGGTCAAAGGAATTCCTATTGTAATTGATGCC GATGGCTTATGGCTAATTGCCCAGCAGCCTTCGGTTATTCAGAATTATCCTCGAGCTATTCTTACcccaaatgctatggaatttagCAGATTATATGAAGCAATG CTTAGGGATCCCGTAGATAGTAATGACCAGCATGGATGTCTGCTAAGGCTCAGCCAAGCCCTAGGAAATGTGACAATTGTCCAAAAAGGAGAACGAGATCTTATTTCAGATGGAGAAAAGG TGCTTGTATGTAGCCATGAAGGAAGCAGCAGAAGATGCGGTGGACAAGGGGATCTTCTCTCAGGGTCTCTTGGAGTCCTGGCTCACTGGGCCTTGCTTGCTGGACCAGAAAAAACAAATGG tCAAAATCCCTTCCTAGTGGCTGCATTTGGAGCATGCTCGCTTACGAGGCAGTGCAACCACCAAGCTTTTCAAAAATGCGGACGGTCTATGACAGCCTCTGATATGATTTTAGAAATTGGAGCAGCATTTAATAAACTCTTTGAAACATAa